The following DNA comes from Vigna radiata var. radiata cultivar VC1973A chromosome 4, Vradiata_ver6, whole genome shotgun sequence.
TTATTGTGAATCACAAAAAATGATTGATGCCTACCTTTCtattgaagaaaaaaggaattacaattttatgaaatttgaatttgcTGTAGTTGAAGGAATATACGGTTGGTACGAAAAACTTATCAAACAAATTTGATTTATACTCATTACAAGTTCCCtacaagaaattgaagaaaccCAAAATATACCAAATCTGAAAAAGACATGGACCCTCTTCATTCAAATCACAGAATCCTTGCTTAATTTCTTAACTTCATCATTTTCCTCCTTTTGGTTTCCCACGTTTTTTCCTGCCAAAACTGCTGCACTGTCTTTGTCTTTCACCTATAGttaaagagtaaaaaatgaataaaatcttACAATAATTATGGCAAAATTTAAGTACTGAATATGTTATGACCTTCACAAGATGCAGAAGTATTTATccctttttttgtttattagttttgataataaacattataaggatattgcataaaaattaaattttgagaaaCTTGTCATAAAGatttagaaagagaaaagggaagaaagaaaCCTGAGAAGACAATGGGAGATCACTAGCTAActgtttctttttgttgtcCTCAGTGCAGAAATAAGAGTACAATCCCATTCCAAAAACTGCAATGAGTATTCCAAGAATGTTTCTTCCAGTGAATGGGTCATGCAGTAATGTGTACCCAAATCCGAGAACAAGGCATGTCTTGAGGTGTCCTAGTACTTGGTAAGTTACAGGAGATGTTTTGCCTATGACCAGAAATGTGCTGAAGTTCACAGAAACAGCTATCAAGCAGGACAAGATGATGAATGCCTGAATTAATCATTGaaatttatgtaaaagaaaTGTGTCAGAAGAAAAAATGATTACATATTTATGGTTTCTGACAAATATGATCTTGAACTACTactatacatatattaaatataacagAAGGTGAGGATTTAACATTACCAACACAATAGGAGAATATTTGTAGGCAAAAACATTTTGCTTGGTGAGCATTTGATCCACAACAGGGCCTGAAACAAAAAGAATTGCTGCTTGGAATGGAGCAGATTGGTAGAGCAGCTGTGTGGAAGAGACATTGAGCTTCTTTTGTATTGTGTTGGTCAGCTAAATTGAGCACTGAGTTAAGAATCCAAATATATCAGATCTTCCTAAGCTTTAATGAAGATAATTAATGATCAAGTTTAAGCCATCTTAATTAATTGATGACAATAATTACATGCTGCAACTGGAAGAGTAAGCATTGAGCAATGAAGGATACAATTTGGCCAACACAAGTAGTTATGATTGCTAGAAGTGAAAGAACGGTTCCCACAAAATTGAGCTGAAGGTCTGTGATTGAGGCAATGCCAACTCCCACAAGTAATAGGAATAAagagaattttattttagagcTGCGTGTGTTAGCAGAAGACTTTACAATTAACACATGaacattgtttaatttaaaaattacaatctTAAAAGTTCTTTCAATAACTTGTTACCTGAACTGCTTCTTTAGGAAAATAGTTTCTAACAATACAGTGAATGGTATGATCGCAAGTTTTGTCATCTGCAGAATAATCATTCCATAAGGTAAAGTTAATACATGTAGAATGAATGTTTCAGAAGACAACATAAGTATGAACATAACATATCTCTCTCTCTATACATATATATCTTAAAGTTTAACATGATACTGTTGTGTAGTAGTAAAATATTGAGGTGAAACCTGGTAGAATCCAATGGAATTGAAGCCAAGACTCAAGTTGAGAAATCCAATGGAGATGCCATTCAGAATACCAAAAAGCATCACTGTTTTGAAGTCAATGGATTTGGTCACAAACAGATTCAAGCGTTGAGCCGCATGAAGGGTGCAAAAGGTTACCATCAGATGCCAACTAGTAAGTGTTGTGGCTGATCCAAAGGAAACATAATTCAAAGTTAGAGCGATGAGATATGTAAATGATGATAAATTTGAGCATTGATAGCCAAAATTAAACGATTTCTAAAGAGGGGACTAAATGGTTATCACCAAAAGGAAAGCCAAGATTGCTCATCAAGGCTTTGTTGCAGATGACAATGGAAACAGAAGAAGCCACCGAGAGAAATAGTGCACCAACCACCCCCAATTGAAAGTTTGACATCTCTCCCAtattttctgtcaaaagattCATCAAAGTGCAGAATTTGAAGTTTAGTTCTCTGAaatcattaaattaaacatacatttttcttaaaatatctatttagctatttaatttaactttttgcCTTTACTGTTTCAATGTCACCTTCACAGTTTTCTGTCATACAAGTATAACGTCATCTATCAACTTATTATCAGATACCAAAATGCACAATGGTTTAGTAATCAGCAATGTGTTCCTCAGCTTTACTCAATGGTTGgtaccaaaataaaattaattaacacgTACCTTATTCAATATGAAGAGGAATAAATGATATATCAATCCGAGATCGAGTTTGAAGCTATTTCCTGGTAGGAGCCTGACAGGATCACACAAATGAAAACCATGATCAACAAACATTTGTATAACAAGAATGGAAAAAACATACATAGAGATGTtgtttatgatattttcttaGTAGAATTCATATGCATTACTGAAGTGAAATTATAATTGCGATTGAAAAACATTACAAGCAGAAGCTATTGCAGcaaagaatggaatgaaaatggtaATGATTCATGGCATACCTTGGAATGGTGAAATGAAATTGCAAGATGCAAGGGCTCCTCCAACTCCAAAAGATGAGCCAAGTAGTTAGTCTAAACGGCAGCGTTTATAGGGAGGGAGAGGTGTATTGTGGAAGTGTAAGGTTGTATGTATGAGTAAGAAGGTTTTGTGggctttatattttttatgggtTGTTGGTGGTGCCTAattaacggcgttaagttcatgGGATGGCGGGAGTTTAACGGCCATTTGAAGCAAGAATATAAGTATTGTGGAATGAAAAAGGGATTTGGACATTTGAACTGCTGCACAGTTATGTGTTTAACGGCCATCACGTGAGTTATGTTATGAATATTGTTGTATGGGTATATAGCTTATGTGATTACCAAACTCATTTGTCCCACATCGGTTTAAAAAATTGTAGGCCTAACGAGTCTTGACTCAGAAGTGAGGAAGGTGAGTGAAACCAACATTTCCTTTTAGGCCAACTCAGCTCAGCTTACATGTCTGCCATTTGAAGCAACACTCTCCAATCATCTTCAAGAGACTTCAACCCCACTCCTAATTAACATATACCacactttcaattttttcttcttctttctttctttttatgtctctttctttctatttcctCTTACTACATTCaaagataaattataataataatttttttatcatgggTTTAGGTTATGAATATCCTAAGTCCTACACGTATGAGTACTTCTCTATACCACATCATTCGTCTTTCACTTCATTCGATTAAGTTAGAAAATTCAATCTTCTATTCTCTTATCTAAtacttgttttataaatttcagaAAGATATATATAGACCAAAATAGTTtagtttgaattaaatttttggaAATGATCTATATTCAAtcttaataaaaacatatatttaaatttcgaatttattttgaatacgaccaattttatttgaaacttaataataaaaattagaaaaccataatttattaaaaaataattatcaaaaccaaatataaatttatttttactaaagttctaatatatgtatttcatttacttaaattaaaacaaaattaatctttattttccttcaaaataaaatttgatttcgaTTAACCTACCGTGTTAACTTGCAATATCctatatttaattaacttatCCATGTTAACTCGCAATATGAATAATCTATTTGATTAAGTTAATAAGTAAAATGTTGAATCTGAATTCAACTCAACTCGTCAACTTTGGTGGGTAAGCTGTCGCATGTTGTTTGTTCAGTGTGTAGTAGACACTAAACAGTGTTCCCGATACAAGAACTACCTTACTTATGTAAGTACTTTGACCATAATAGCAAATACttgctttatattttttccaaataaatgttatttttgaaataattatattaaaataatgatatttttaatatttatactattttattaaatcagATAAAGTactaaatttatattgaattgaaaaaaaatatattactatatGATTAGAGCAACAATGAACTAATCTTCTAAAAGAACTTCAAGAGTGATTTTTGAACTGATAGCGTAACATGTGAAAAATACACCCAATATTAGAAACATCTTgaacaagtaaaaaaatatgtataaatattgtaGCGATATGATAAAAAAGAGATATACAGGCAAATAATGAATGTTAATTAGgtgtttaaaaatgtttttttaatatcgTTATCCACTAAAATAAGCTCTAATAGATTCAAAAGTATAACTAAAAGtgtctaatttatttttatttaactataaacattttttttaaaacatttcaatcattctgctaaaaaaaagtgattaataACTATACGtagttaaactttttttttcaccataattcaaaatttaaattgttttacaCTAAGACTATTTGCACAGTTAAAgacctattttctttttaaaagcaaaCTGCCAAACAACCGAATCAATTTTGTAACCATAAATCGAACGTAAAATTTGAAGGCATTAATCAAGTCATTAATTCTTATGAAGTCACGTTTTCATTATCAAAgtagtcattttaattttcttctcattcGATTTTGTTTGCCCTAAAAATACTAAAcggaaaagataaaaaaggaaaactaaCCACTATAACAATTTGAGAGaataaaaaagtacaaattaggaaaagataaatatttgacatctttcaataattttacataaaatacgTTTTTATTGATCAAATAGTAttgttttatcaaatattatcgaggttgaaagaaattataattttttgtaatactATAAAACATTAGGTTCATATTAAGGAACATTTTAGaataatatacaattatatatatgtacagACAACCGATATCGATCTAACGGCTAATAGAAAGTTAATCAATAACATAAAACTGATTGGATTACATTGGGTGTAAATTAATTCCTCAAAAAAGATGGATCAGAAAAATACGCACGCAGCTGAGGGgagaaaacaatacaaaacaaaacaaatactACCATTTAGAGTGTACATAAAAAATGTACAACAGGAAGATGGATCCATATATCAATTCTTCCCATTACGTTTAAGTCCTTCAAGATAGGCCTTAT
Coding sequences within:
- the LOC106758662 gene encoding UDP-xylose transporter 1 produces the protein MGEMSNFQLGVVGALFLSVASSVSIVICNKALMSNLGFPFATTLTSWHLMVTFCTLHAAQRLNLFVTKSIDFKTVMLFGILNGISIGFLNLSLGFNSIGFYQMTKLAIIPFTVLLETIFLKKQFSSKIKFSLFLLLVGVGIASITDLQLNFVGTVLSLLAIITTCVGQILTNTIQKKLNVSSTQLLYQSAPFQAAILFVSGPVVDQMLTKQNVFAYKYSPIVLAFIILSCLIAVSVNFSTFLVIGKTSPVTYQVLGHLKTCLVLGFGYTLLHDPFTGRNILGILIAVFGMGLYSYFCTEDNKKKQLASDLPLSSQVKDKDSAAVLAGKNVGNQKEENDEVKKLSKDSVI